A genome region from Carya illinoinensis cultivar Pawnee chromosome 2, C.illinoinensisPawnee_v1, whole genome shotgun sequence includes the following:
- the LOC122294762 gene encoding protein DMP2-like produces MGASTSKESSQKTIKDQTLSGLGNLLRLLPTGTVFMYQFLSPTLSNYGNCDTFKYKFLTSILVGLCGLACFFSTFTDSYVGDDKKIHYGIATLKGLWPSPESKNVDLSAYKLRFSDFVHAFFTVCVFGVVVLLDQNTVECFYPVSASTEKTLLKVLPPVVGAASSVVFMAFPNKRHGIGYPKSSTDSSN; encoded by the coding sequence ATGGGTGCATCCACGTCTAAGGAAAGCTCCCAGAAAACCATCAAAGACCAAACATTATCAGGTCTTGGAAACCTACTGAGGCTCCTCCCGACGGGGACAGTCTTCATGTACCAGTTCCTCAGCCCTACCTTATCCAACTATGGCAACTGCGACACCTTCAAGTACAAGTTCCTTACCTCCATCCTCGTTGGTCTATGCGGTCTGGCTTGCTTCTTTTCTACTTTCACCGACAGTTATGTCGGAGATGACAAGAAAATCCACTATGGGATCGCAACGTTGAAAGGTCTTTGGCCCTCGCCGGAGTCCAAGAACGTCGACTTGTCGGCCTATAAGCTTCGGTTTTCCGACTTCGTTCATGCCTTCTTTACGGTGTGTGTGTTTGGAGTCGTCGTGCTTTTGGATCAAAATACTGTGGAGTGCTTCTATCCGGTGTCGGCTTCCACTGAGAAAACTTTGCTCAAGGTGTTGCCTCCTGTTGTTGGTGCGGCGTCGAGTGTGGTTTTCATGGCTTTTCCTAACAAGCGCCATGGAATCGGATACCCTAAAAGTAGTACTGATTCTTCGAATTAG